A genome region from Arthrobacter sp. V1I9 includes the following:
- a CDS encoding copper resistance CopC family protein yields the protein MNRQGWLGFADVAARCVAARRLRGAARGLALTFLLAFLFFFPLAPAAAHDAIESFAPAEGAVVAEAPAAVKLTFNNTPIALGAAVQVTDGSGTDQAEGPVVITDNVASQAVKTSAPAGRYTVTWRVVSSDSHPIEGQYTFIAGDSPGSSSSLAAVPAAPSTPASETALPVATTWALVASGAVAVASLLLMDWYVRLRLPRGSGSPS from the coding sequence ATGAATCGTCAAGGCTGGCTGGGCTTTGCTGATGTAGCGGCGAGATGCGTAGCTGCACGGCGTCTGCGGGGCGCTGCCCGTGGCTTGGCGTTGACTTTCCTCCTGGCTTTCTTGTTTTTCTTTCCGCTGGCGCCTGCTGCAGCGCATGATGCGATCGAGTCATTCGCGCCCGCCGAAGGCGCGGTAGTGGCGGAGGCCCCGGCGGCGGTGAAGCTGACGTTCAACAACACGCCCATAGCTCTCGGCGCAGCGGTGCAGGTCACGGACGGGAGCGGCACTGACCAGGCAGAGGGTCCGGTCGTCATCACGGACAACGTCGCCTCACAGGCCGTGAAGACGAGCGCCCCAGCCGGCAGGTACACGGTCACCTGGCGGGTGGTTTCCTCAGACTCACATCCCATCGAGGGTCAGTACACGTTCATAGCCGGGGATTCGCCCGGATCGTCCTCCTCCTTGGCAGCGGTGCCCGCTGCCCCGTCCACTCCTGCCAGTGAAACCGCGCTACCGGTTGCTACGACTTGGGCGCTTGTCGCGAGTGGGGCGGTGGCTGTTGCGAGCCTGCTTTTAATGGACTGGTATGTTCGGCTGCGTTTGCCCAGGGGAAGCGGCAGCCCGTCATGA